Proteins from a single region of Armatimonadota bacterium:
- a CDS encoding sigma-70 family RNA polymerase sigma factor, with protein MVELSEAAAVAFRAEDRKAFDELVHKYHKQAYNIAYRMTGNHADAEDLTQDTFLKAYRFFERYNREMPFDNWLYRIMSNIFVDWLRRRPKAQFRSLDEPVRQEEGETALEIPDTAEGPESLALSSELDAELQKALNQIPEDFRLTVILSDIEGLSYEEISEVMGCSIGTVRSRLHRGRKLLRNKLKSYLD; from the coding sequence ATGGTCGAGCTGAGCGAAGCGGCTGCTGTGGCATTTCGCGCCGAAGATAGGAAGGCGTTTGACGAGCTTGTGCACAAATACCACAAGCAGGCATATAATATCGCCTACCGAATGACAGGAAATCATGCCGATGCGGAAGACCTAACGCAGGACACATTCCTTAAGGCATATCGGTTTTTTGAAAGATACAATCGCGAAATGCCGTTTGATAATTGGCTCTATCGCATTATGTCCAATATCTTTGTAGATTGGCTGCGTCGCCGCCCGAAAGCACAGTTCCGGTCGCTCGATGAGCCTGTAAGGCAGGAAGAGGGAGAGACTGCGCTAGAGATACCCGACACTGCGGAAGGTCCAGAGTCTCTGGCTCTTTCTAGCGAGCTGGATGCCGAACTTCAAAAAGCTCTTAACCAAATTCCTGAGGATTTCAGGCTCACCGTTATTCTTTCCGATATCGAAGGTCTTTCTTATGAAGAGATAAGCGAGGTCATGGGCTGTTCGATTGGAACTGTTCGATCCCGGCTTCATCGGGGTAGAAAACTTCTGAGGAACAAGCTTAAATCTTACCTCGACTGA
- a CDS encoding zf-HC2 domain-containing protein produces MNCHKVQSLVSAYVDGELSGHEMLAIRQHLADCRECTAEYESLLSLKRMYGRLQPKYPRADLATKICSELDRLYQPAHERWLGILKRYLHPFPARVRFAAAGLAILAALLMMRISAPMSPYTSSPEFVLSAQAMADSDIGKTTIPISTTAVGKRVLPIHEVEGDPLSLLTATYTSGASSVKTVSFSY; encoded by the coding sequence ATGAATTGCCACAAGGTTCAAAGTCTGGTTTCGGCATATGTAGACGGCGAGCTGAGCGGTCACGAGATGCTCGCAATTAGACAGCATCTTGCCGACTGCCGAGAATGCACCGCCGAATATGAGTCGTTGCTCAGCTTGAAGAGAATGTATGGAAGGCTTCAACCAAAGTACCCTCGGGCAGACCTCGCAACGAAAATATGCAGTGAACTTGACCGCCTCTATCAGCCAGCGCACGAACGGTGGCTAGGCATATTGAAAAGGTATTTGCATCCTTTCCCGGCGCGAGTGCGATTCGCCGCCGCAGGGCTGGCAATCCTAGCCGCATTGCTGATGATGCGCATCAGCGCCCCCATGTCGCCATATACATCATCGCCTGAATTCGTCCTTTCAGCTCAGGCGATGGCAGACTCCGATATAGGCAAGACCACCATCCCCATCTCGACAACGGCAGTTGGCAAGCGCGTTCTCCCAATCCATGAAGTAGAAGGAGACCCCCTCTCACTTTTGACTGCAACTTATACGTCTGGGGCCAGTTCTGTGAAGACCGTCAGCTTTAGTTATTGA